One stretch of Saccharopolyspora erythraea DNA includes these proteins:
- a CDS encoding alpha/beta fold hydrolase, giving the protein MQATDKPRHRSIAVDGLEVFYREAGAADKPCVLLLHGFPSSSHTFRDVLSPLAEVSRVIAPDLPGFGFSSAPGVDEYEYTFANLADTVETLLEQIGVDEFFVYLHDFGAPVGYHLATRRPERILGLIVQNGNAHEDGLGSQWDSTRAFWADPSEANRARLPEWLNFEGTREQYLGGLPERARVLHPPEAWHLDWERMSRPGNVEAQFQLFRDYAGHVARFGELADYHRSRQPPCLLLWGRHDPFFDLSEIMGYARVLDRLEMHVYDGGHLLLETHAPECAAAIASFVADVTAERAMADDVTSRRR; this is encoded by the coding sequence ATGCAGGCGACCGACAAGCCACGCCACCGCAGCATCGCCGTGGACGGACTCGAGGTCTTCTACCGCGAGGCCGGCGCGGCGGACAAGCCCTGCGTGCTGCTGCTGCACGGCTTCCCGAGCTCCTCGCACACCTTCCGGGACGTGCTCTCGCCGCTGGCAGAGGTGAGCCGGGTCATCGCCCCGGACCTGCCGGGCTTCGGTTTCTCCTCCGCTCCCGGCGTCGACGAGTACGAGTACACGTTCGCCAACCTGGCCGACACAGTCGAGACGTTGCTCGAGCAGATCGGCGTCGACGAGTTCTTCGTCTACCTCCACGACTTCGGCGCCCCGGTCGGCTACCACCTCGCCACCCGGCGTCCCGAGCGCATCCTCGGGCTCATCGTGCAGAACGGCAACGCCCACGAGGACGGCCTGGGTAGCCAGTGGGACAGCACACGGGCCTTCTGGGCCGATCCTTCGGAGGCCAACCGTGCCCGGCTGCCCGAGTGGCTGAACTTCGAGGGCACTCGCGAGCAGTACCTGGGCGGGCTGCCGGAGCGGGCACGCGTCCTCCACCCGCCCGAGGCGTGGCACCTGGACTGGGAGCGGATGTCGCGGCCGGGCAACGTCGAAGCCCAGTTCCAGTTGTTCCGCGACTACGCCGGCCACGTCGCCCGGTTCGGCGAGCTGGCCGACTACCACCGGTCCCGCCAGCCGCCGTGCCTGCTGCTCTGGGGCCGCCACGACCCGTTCTTCGACCTGTCCGAGATCATGGGCTACGCGCGAGTGCTCGACCGGCTCGAGATGCACGTCTACGACGGCGGCCACCTCCTGCTCGAAACCCACGCGCCCGAGTGCGCCGCGGCAATCGCGTCCTTCGTCGCCGATGTCACCGCCGAGCGCGCCATGGCCGACGATGTCACCAGTCGTCGGCGCTGA